The Streptomyces sp. ALI-76-A nucleotide sequence CCGCCGGGCGGGCCGCGGGCCGTCTGTCGCGGCGCAGGGCGGCGCGCAGCCAGAGCCGGTCGTGCGGGCCGAAACGGTTCAGGAAGCGCAGGTCGGCGCGGAAGGCGCGGGAGGCGAGACCCGCGAGGACCGGGACGGGCAGGGCGAGGCCGGCCCACTCGTGGACGCGGACCACCAGCGCGCGGCGGCCGACGAGTTCGGCGAGCTGGGGGACGTACAGGAAGGCGGCCGTCAGCACGCACACGCCCATCAGGGCGGCCGTCGTGCGGTGGATCCACCGTTCGGCCCGGCTGAAGCGGCCGACCGGTGGGGTCGCGGGGGCGTCAAGTCGTAGGTTCATCGTCCCGCCCGTTCGAACGGCCGACCCAGGCGTCGACGTCGTAGCCGCGCTCCTCC carries:
- a CDS encoding cytochrome b/b6 domain-containing protein, with protein sequence MNLRLDAPATPPVGRFSRAERWIHRTTAALMGVCVLTAAFLYVPQLAELVGRRALVVRVHEWAGLALPVPVLAGLASRAFRADLRFLNRFGPHDRLWLRAALRRDRRPAARPAGKFNAGQKLYAAWVAGATLVMLGTGLLMWFTHLTPIQWRTSATFVHDWLALTLGIVLAGHVGMALADPEARRGMRTGTVSREWADSEHPLWRP